The following coding sequences lie in one Zingiber officinale cultivar Zhangliang chromosome 2B, Zo_v1.1, whole genome shotgun sequence genomic window:
- the LOC122048337 gene encoding inositol-tetrakisphosphate 1-kinase 1-like has translation MAEPSDRRFVVGYALSPKKEESFIRPSLVATACDHGIDPVRIDSLRPLIEQGPFDCVIHKLVHQEWRLQLIDFRAKNPSVPIVDQTLHNIDFLLNRITMREFVSHINIPPGTETFGVPKQMMIYNQNNVLYNYYETIESRLGFPIIVKPVRCNTSNKSHRMTSRLGTIFSMPWLQFPMVLQQFVNHGGVVFKVYVAGNYVQCVKRKSLKDIRRDDLFPFTYSRVPPGPYQNPEDVEYAENLEAAELPSSSCQNPEDVDDDDEDVEAAELPPLSFLEKIARGLRQATGLRLFNFDMIRDADARDHYFIIDINYFPGYSKMPGYEEFVTNFLWDMVHEKGESDAGSSSFSATD, from the coding sequence ATGGCGGAGCCTTCCGATCGTCGGTTCGTGGTGGGCTACGCGCTCTCGCCCAAGAAGGAGGAGAGCTTCATCCGGCCCTCTCTCGTGGCCACGGCTTGTGACCACGGCATTGATCCCGTCCGCATCGACTCCTTGCGGCCCCTAATCGAGCAGGGCCCCTTCGACTGCGTGATCCACAAGCTCGTACACCAAGAATGGAGGCTCCAGCTCATCGATTTCAGAGCCAAGAACCCCAGCGTCCCCATCGTCGACCAAACCCTCCACAATATCGATTTCCTCCTCAACCGTATTACCATGCGGGAGTTCGTCTCCCATATCAATATACCTCCTGGAACAGAGACCTTCGGGGTCCCAAAGCAGATGATGATCTACAACCAGAACAATGTCTTGTACAATTACTATGAGACGATCGAGTCCCGCCTCGGGTTCCCCATCATCGTCAAGCCCGTCCGCTGCAACACAAGCAATAAGTCACACAGGATGACCTCTCGCCTTGGTACTATCTTTTCCATGCCATGGCTCCAATTTCCCATGGTTCTACAGCAGTTCGTCAATCATGGCGGGGTCGTTTTCAAAGTCTACGTCGCAGGAAATTACGTGCAGTGCGTGAAAAGAAAGTCCCTCAAGGACATACGCCGCGATGATCTCTTTCCCTTTACTTACTCTCGTGTACCCCCTGGACCCTATCAGAACCCTGAAGACGTCGAATATGCTGAAAATCTTGAAGCGGCAGAGCTTCCTTCATCGAGCTGTCAGAACCCTGAAGACGTTGATGACGATGACGAAGATGTAGAAGCAGCAGAGCTGCCTCCACTGAGCTTTCTGGAGAAGATAGCAAGGGGCTTGCGGCAGGCTACGGGCTTGCGCCTCTTCAACTTCGACATGATAAGGGATGCGGATGCCCGCGACCATTACTTCATCATCGACATCAATTACTTCCCCGGTTACTCCAAGATGCCTGGTTATGAAGAATTTGTAACCAACTTTTTATGGGACATGGTTCATGAGAAAGGGGAATCTGATGCTGGCAGTTCTTCTTTCTCCGCCACGGACTGA
- the LOC122045859 gene encoding NAD-dependent malic enzyme 65 kDa isoform, mitochondrial-like isoform X2 yields the protein MEAVFTWWPHVIVQEMVLVTVTRETICIFFLGLALALFCLERGLFQMACFRLQLNGSLHNPRFQSFYRLCFFLPLPDTWISLAGYMKDDEVLNGIIYPSISSIRDITKEVAAAVVREAVAEDLAEGYREMDPRELQKLTPEETMTYVKKNMWDPAYPTVVYRKE from the exons ATGGAAGCTGTCTTCACCTGGTGGCCACATGTAATTGTGCAG GAAATGGTATTGGTCACTGTAACCAGGGAAACAATATGTATCTTTTTCCTGG GATTGGCCTTGGCACTCTTTTGTCTGGAGCGAGGGTTATTTCAGATGGCATGCTTCAGACTGCAGCTGAACGGTAGTCTTCATAACCCGAGATTTCAGTCTTTCTAtcgattatgtttttttttaccaTTACCTGACACATGGATCAGTTTGGCCGGATACATGAAAGACGATGAAGTTCTGAACGGAATAATATATCCTTCCATATCCAG CATCAGGGACATAACCAAGGAAGTAGCAGCTGCTGTAGTCAGGGAAGCTGTAGCAGAAGATCTGGCTGAAGGGTACCGCGAAATGGACCCTCGGGAACTTCAAAAGCTCACACCG GAAGAAACCATGACATACGTAAAGAAGAACATGTGGGATCCTGCCTATCCGACTGTAGTTTACAGAAAAGAATGA
- the LOC122045859 gene encoding NAD-dependent malic enzyme 65 kDa isoform, mitochondrial-like isoform X1 — protein MIDVGTNNEKLLRDPLYLGLQEHHLDGEDYISVIDEFMEAVFTWWPHVIVQEMVLVTVTRETICIFFLGLALALFCLERGLFQMACFRLQLNGSLHNPRFQSFYRLCFFLPLPDTWISLAGYMKDDEVLNGIIYPSISSIRDITKEVAAAVVREAVAEDLAEGYREMDPRELQKLTPEETMTYVKKNMWDPAYPTVVYRKE, from the exons ATGATTGATGTTGGAACTAATAATGAGAAGCTCCTTCGTGACCCACTTT ATTTAGGACTTCAAGAGCATCATCTTGATGGTGAGGATTACATTTCAGTCATTGATGAATTTATGGAAGCTGTCTTCACCTGGTGGCCACATGTAATTGTGCAG GAAATGGTATTGGTCACTGTAACCAGGGAAACAATATGTATCTTTTTCCTGG GATTGGCCTTGGCACTCTTTTGTCTGGAGCGAGGGTTATTTCAGATGGCATGCTTCAGACTGCAGCTGAACGGTAGTCTTCATAACCCGAGATTTCAGTCTTTCTAtcgattatgtttttttttaccaTTACCTGACACATGGATCAGTTTGGCCGGATACATGAAAGACGATGAAGTTCTGAACGGAATAATATATCCTTCCATATCCAG CATCAGGGACATAACCAAGGAAGTAGCAGCTGCTGTAGTCAGGGAAGCTGTAGCAGAAGATCTGGCTGAAGGGTACCGCGAAATGGACCCTCGGGAACTTCAAAAGCTCACACCG GAAGAAACCATGACATACGTAAAGAAGAACATGTGGGATCCTGCCTATCCGACTGTAGTTTACAGAAAAGAATGA
- the LOC122045859 gene encoding NAD-dependent malic enzyme 65 kDa isoform, mitochondrial-like isoform X4, translating to MIIRFDLFISAGNGIGHCNQGNNMYLFPGIGLGTLLSGARVISDGMLQTAAERLAGYMKDDEVLNGIIYPSISSIRDITKEVAAAVVREAVAEDLAEGYREMDPRELQKLTPEETMTYVKKNMWDPAYPTVVYRKE from the exons ATGATCATAAGATTTGACTTGTTTATTTCTGCAGGAAATGGTATTGGTCACTGTAACCAGGGAAACAATATGTATCTTTTTCCTGG GATTGGCCTTGGCACTCTTTTGTCTGGAGCGAGGGTTATTTCAGATGGCATGCTTCAGACTGCAGCTGAACG TTTGGCCGGATACATGAAAGACGATGAAGTTCTGAACGGAATAATATATCCTTCCATATCCAG CATCAGGGACATAACCAAGGAAGTAGCAGCTGCTGTAGTCAGGGAAGCTGTAGCAGAAGATCTGGCTGAAGGGTACCGCGAAATGGACCCTCGGGAACTTCAAAAGCTCACACCG GAAGAAACCATGACATACGTAAAGAAGAACATGTGGGATCCTGCCTATCCGACTGTAGTTTACAGAAAAGAATGA
- the LOC122045859 gene encoding NAD-dependent malic enzyme 65 kDa isoform, mitochondrial-like isoform X5: protein MYLFPGIGLGTLLSGARVISDGMLQTAAERLAGYMKDDEVLNGIIYPSISSIRDITKEVAAAVVREAVAEDLAEGYREMDPRELQKLTPEETMTYVKKNMWDPAYPTVVYRKE from the exons ATGTATCTTTTTCCTGG GATTGGCCTTGGCACTCTTTTGTCTGGAGCGAGGGTTATTTCAGATGGCATGCTTCAGACTGCAGCTGAACG TTTGGCCGGATACATGAAAGACGATGAAGTTCTGAACGGAATAATATATCCTTCCATATCCAG CATCAGGGACATAACCAAGGAAGTAGCAGCTGCTGTAGTCAGGGAAGCTGTAGCAGAAGATCTGGCTGAAGGGTACCGCGAAATGGACCCTCGGGAACTTCAAAAGCTCACACCG GAAGAAACCATGACATACGTAAAGAAGAACATGTGGGATCCTGCCTATCCGACTGTAGTTTACAGAAAAGAATGA
- the LOC122045859 gene encoding NAD-dependent malic enzyme 65 kDa isoform, mitochondrial-like isoform X3: MSLLFWPHVIVQEMVLVTVTRETICIFFLGLALALFCLERGLFQMACFRLQLNGSLHNPRFQSFYRLCFFLPLPDTWISLAGYMKDDEVLNGIIYPSISSIRDITKEVAAAVVREAVAEDLAEGYREMDPRELQKLTPEETMTYVKKNMWDPAYPTVVYRKE, translated from the exons ATGTCTTTACTATTCTGGCCACATGTAATTGTGCAG GAAATGGTATTGGTCACTGTAACCAGGGAAACAATATGTATCTTTTTCCTGG GATTGGCCTTGGCACTCTTTTGTCTGGAGCGAGGGTTATTTCAGATGGCATGCTTCAGACTGCAGCTGAACGGTAGTCTTCATAACCCGAGATTTCAGTCTTTCTAtcgattatgtttttttttaccaTTACCTGACACATGGATCAGTTTGGCCGGATACATGAAAGACGATGAAGTTCTGAACGGAATAATATATCCTTCCATATCCAG CATCAGGGACATAACCAAGGAAGTAGCAGCTGCTGTAGTCAGGGAAGCTGTAGCAGAAGATCTGGCTGAAGGGTACCGCGAAATGGACCCTCGGGAACTTCAAAAGCTCACACCG GAAGAAACCATGACATACGTAAAGAAGAACATGTGGGATCCTGCCTATCCGACTGTAGTTTACAGAAAAGAATGA